From the Rhinoderma darwinii isolate aRhiDar2 chromosome 12, aRhiDar2.hap1, whole genome shotgun sequence genome, one window contains:
- the RFX5 gene encoding DNA-binding protein RFX5 isoform X1, with protein sequence MTRWKLGVISGVHRSCTQEGMAEDVLYENISKKGGLTAGDAQEETEPSNLLQKLRNRITKSVQSKVDGILGDVQKLSDYDKLYLYLQLPPGPSGPEKSLDVSSVTTAEHMHACTWIRNHLEEHTDTCLPKQDVYDAYKRYCDNLCGRPLSVANFGKIIREIFPNIKARRLGGRGQSKYCYSGLRRKSMVSMPPLPSLDLKMTESSELTDLVQSYNNDVINASCALICNWAEKILKRSFNNVVEVAQFLIQQHIINPRSANAELVLSMVLSADNSQSSGQKVQKQPPEAAGSKRPGSPDSGAEAATKNKKTANTHPGSPPQVKKRPPEPQKPANSPQVDALVARLPVLLPRLPTEEKYVSSSPPVRYNPPILAPNIIPGQLKVSPLPFTHGIPLTVTGMNGTGLVSQPVAPPVISMILPDMSNLESHTLGKTNQNGSKDFAVASSTADSKGAKRPAASALLPTEEGPSKRKRGRPRKMDAAKPPSQANMAPGRVVIDSTSEQSKDSDRESISASVLPQPFTQDRTSIIGADNQLLVSHTPVHIVEATAGTETKMPAETVPNQVSVIQDGRQSLAQWTVRPGDGQKRQQGSDETSTMGQAE encoded by the exons ATGACCAGGTGGAAGCTGGGTGTGATTAGTGGGGTGCACAG GTCCTGTACACAGGAGGGAATGGCCGAGGACGTGCTATATGAAAACATTTCTAAGAAGGGAGGACTGACGGCTGGAGACGCCCAGGAGGAGACAGAGCCAAGTAATCTCCTGCAGAAACTGCGCAACCGTATCAC GAAATCAGTTCAGAGTAAAGTGGACGGTATACTG GGCGACGTTCAGAAGTTGTCCGACTATGACAAACTTTACCTGTATCTGCAGCTCCCACCAGGACCCAGCGGCCCAGAGAAAAG CCTGGACGTGAGCTCCGTCACCACAGCTGAACATATGCACGCGTGTACGTGGATCCGCAATCACCTGGAGGAGCACACCGACACATGTCTGCCCAAACAGGACGTGTACGATGCCTACAA ACGTTACTGTGACAACCTGTGCGGGAGACCTCTCAGTGTTGCCAACTTTGGGAAGATCATTCGAGAGATATTTCCTAATATCAAGGCAAGGAGGCTGGGAGGAAGAGGACAGTCCAA GTATTGCTACAGCGGTCTGCGGAGGAAGAGCATGGTGAGCATGCCACCCTTACCCAGCTTGGACCTGAAGATGACAGAAAGT TCCGAGCTGACGGACCTGGTCCAGTCTTACAATAATGACGTCATAAACGCCTCCTGCGCTCTCATCTGTAACTGGGCTGAGAAGATACTGAAGAGATCTTTTAACAATGTGGTGGAGGTCGCCCAGTTCCTTATTCAGCAACACATCATTAACCCCCGCAGCGCCAACGCAGAGCTCGTCCTCTCCATGGTTCTTTCAG CAGACAATTCTCAGAGCAGCGGACAGAAGGTTCAGAAGCAGCCGCCAGAGGCAGCAGGGAGTAAGAGGCCGGGGTCCCCTGACAGCGGAGCAGAAGCAGCCACTAAG AACAAGAAGACGGCAAACACCCATCCTGGCAGTCCCCCACAGGTGAAAAAACGCCCCCCAGAACCTCAGAAGCCAGCCAACAGCCCGCAGGTTGATGCCCTGGTGGCCCGTCTCCCTGTTCTGTTACCCCGACTTCCCACAGAAGAGAAGTATGTGAGTTCCAGCCCCCCGGTCCGATATAATCCACCCATCCTGGCGCCAAACATAATCCCTGGACAATTAAAAGTGTCCCCCTTGCCTTTTACACATGGGATCCCCCTCACAGTGACTGGAATGAATGGGACTGGACTGGTCTCTCAGCCGGTGGCACCCCCAGTCATCAGCATGATTTTGCCGGATATGAGTAATCTGGAATCTCACACTCTTGGTAAAACCAACCAGAACGGCAGCAAGGACTTTGCAGTGGCGAGCAGCACGGCAGACAGTAAAGGAGCCAAGCGCCCTGCAGCATCTGCTTTACTGCCTACTGAGGAGGGACCCTCGAAAAGAAAGAGGGGTCGCCCAAGAAAGATGGATGCTGCTAAACCACCTTCCCAAGCAAACATGGCTCCAGGGAGGGTCGTCATAGACAGCACCTCTGAGCAGAGCAAAGACAGTGACAGGGAGTCCATCAGCGCTTCAGTGTTACCCCAGCCATTCACACAAGACCGAACCTCCATTATCGGAGCCGACAACCAGCTCTTAGTATCTCACACACCAGTACACATAGTGGAAGCTACAGCCGGGACAGAAACAAAGATGCCCGCAGAGACTGTCCCAAACCAGGTCAGTGTCATCCAAGATGGCCGACAGAGCTTGGCTCAGTGGACTGTACGTCCTGGGGACGGCCAAAAGCGACAGCAAGGTTCTGATGAGACCTCCACCATGGGTCAGGCTGAATGA
- the RFX5 gene encoding DNA-binding protein RFX5 isoform X2: protein MTRWKLGVISGVHRSCTQEGMAEDVLYENISKKGGLTAGDAQEETEPSNLLQKLRNRITKSVQSKVDGILGDVQKLSDYDKLYLYLQLPPGPSGPEKSLDVSSVTTAEHMHACTWIRNHLEEHTDTCLPKQDVYDAYKRYCDNLCGRPLSVANFGKIIREIFPNIKARRLGGRGQSKYCYSGLRRKSMVSMPPLPSLDLKMTESSELTDLVQSYNNDVINASCALICNWAEKILKRSFNNVVEVAQFLIQQHIINPRSANAELVLSMVLSDNSQSSGQKVQKQPPEAAGSKRPGSPDSGAEAATKNKKTANTHPGSPPQVKKRPPEPQKPANSPQVDALVARLPVLLPRLPTEEKYVSSSPPVRYNPPILAPNIIPGQLKVSPLPFTHGIPLTVTGMNGTGLVSQPVAPPVISMILPDMSNLESHTLGKTNQNGSKDFAVASSTADSKGAKRPAASALLPTEEGPSKRKRGRPRKMDAAKPPSQANMAPGRVVIDSTSEQSKDSDRESISASVLPQPFTQDRTSIIGADNQLLVSHTPVHIVEATAGTETKMPAETVPNQVSVIQDGRQSLAQWTVRPGDGQKRQQGSDETSTMGQAE from the exons ATGACCAGGTGGAAGCTGGGTGTGATTAGTGGGGTGCACAG GTCCTGTACACAGGAGGGAATGGCCGAGGACGTGCTATATGAAAACATTTCTAAGAAGGGAGGACTGACGGCTGGAGACGCCCAGGAGGAGACAGAGCCAAGTAATCTCCTGCAGAAACTGCGCAACCGTATCAC GAAATCAGTTCAGAGTAAAGTGGACGGTATACTG GGCGACGTTCAGAAGTTGTCCGACTATGACAAACTTTACCTGTATCTGCAGCTCCCACCAGGACCCAGCGGCCCAGAGAAAAG CCTGGACGTGAGCTCCGTCACCACAGCTGAACATATGCACGCGTGTACGTGGATCCGCAATCACCTGGAGGAGCACACCGACACATGTCTGCCCAAACAGGACGTGTACGATGCCTACAA ACGTTACTGTGACAACCTGTGCGGGAGACCTCTCAGTGTTGCCAACTTTGGGAAGATCATTCGAGAGATATTTCCTAATATCAAGGCAAGGAGGCTGGGAGGAAGAGGACAGTCCAA GTATTGCTACAGCGGTCTGCGGAGGAAGAGCATGGTGAGCATGCCACCCTTACCCAGCTTGGACCTGAAGATGACAGAAAGT TCCGAGCTGACGGACCTGGTCCAGTCTTACAATAATGACGTCATAAACGCCTCCTGCGCTCTCATCTGTAACTGGGCTGAGAAGATACTGAAGAGATCTTTTAACAATGTGGTGGAGGTCGCCCAGTTCCTTATTCAGCAACACATCATTAACCCCCGCAGCGCCAACGCAGAGCTCGTCCTCTCCATGGTTCTTTCAG ACAATTCTCAGAGCAGCGGACAGAAGGTTCAGAAGCAGCCGCCAGAGGCAGCAGGGAGTAAGAGGCCGGGGTCCCCTGACAGCGGAGCAGAAGCAGCCACTAAG AACAAGAAGACGGCAAACACCCATCCTGGCAGTCCCCCACAGGTGAAAAAACGCCCCCCAGAACCTCAGAAGCCAGCCAACAGCCCGCAGGTTGATGCCCTGGTGGCCCGTCTCCCTGTTCTGTTACCCCGACTTCCCACAGAAGAGAAGTATGTGAGTTCCAGCCCCCCGGTCCGATATAATCCACCCATCCTGGCGCCAAACATAATCCCTGGACAATTAAAAGTGTCCCCCTTGCCTTTTACACATGGGATCCCCCTCACAGTGACTGGAATGAATGGGACTGGACTGGTCTCTCAGCCGGTGGCACCCCCAGTCATCAGCATGATTTTGCCGGATATGAGTAATCTGGAATCTCACACTCTTGGTAAAACCAACCAGAACGGCAGCAAGGACTTTGCAGTGGCGAGCAGCACGGCAGACAGTAAAGGAGCCAAGCGCCCTGCAGCATCTGCTTTACTGCCTACTGAGGAGGGACCCTCGAAAAGAAAGAGGGGTCGCCCAAGAAAGATGGATGCTGCTAAACCACCTTCCCAAGCAAACATGGCTCCAGGGAGGGTCGTCATAGACAGCACCTCTGAGCAGAGCAAAGACAGTGACAGGGAGTCCATCAGCGCTTCAGTGTTACCCCAGCCATTCACACAAGACCGAACCTCCATTATCGGAGCCGACAACCAGCTCTTAGTATCTCACACACCAGTACACATAGTGGAAGCTACAGCCGGGACAGAAACAAAGATGCCCGCAGAGACTGTCCCAAACCAGGTCAGTGTCATCCAAGATGGCCGACAGAGCTTGGCTCAGTGGACTGTACGTCCTGGGGACGGCCAAAAGCGACAGCAAGGTTCTGATGAGACCTCCACCATGGGTCAGGCTGAATGA
- the RFX5 gene encoding DNA-binding protein RFX5 isoform X4, translated as MDSLCLSSLDVSSVTTAEHMHACTWIRNHLEEHTDTCLPKQDVYDAYKRYCDNLCGRPLSVANFGKIIREIFPNIKARRLGGRGQSKYCYSGLRRKSMVSMPPLPSLDLKMTESSELTDLVQSYNNDVINASCALICNWAEKILKRSFNNVVEVAQFLIQQHIINPRSANAELVLSMVLSADNSQSSGQKVQKQPPEAAGSKRPGSPDSGAEAATKNKKTANTHPGSPPQVKKRPPEPQKPANSPQVDALVARLPVLLPRLPTEEKYVSSSPPVRYNPPILAPNIIPGQLKVSPLPFTHGIPLTVTGMNGTGLVSQPVAPPVISMILPDMSNLESHTLGKTNQNGSKDFAVASSTADSKGAKRPAASALLPTEEGPSKRKRGRPRKMDAAKPPSQANMAPGRVVIDSTSEQSKDSDRESISASVLPQPFTQDRTSIIGADNQLLVSHTPVHIVEATAGTETKMPAETVPNQVSVIQDGRQSLAQWTVRPGDGQKRQQGSDETSTMGQAE; from the exons ATGGACTCTCTGTGTCTGAGCAGCCTGGACGTGAGCTCCGTCACCACAGCTGAACATATGCACGCGTGTACGTGGATCCGCAATCACCTGGAGGAGCACACCGACACATGTCTGCCCAAACAGGACGTGTACGATGCCTACAA ACGTTACTGTGACAACCTGTGCGGGAGACCTCTCAGTGTTGCCAACTTTGGGAAGATCATTCGAGAGATATTTCCTAATATCAAGGCAAGGAGGCTGGGAGGAAGAGGACAGTCCAA GTATTGCTACAGCGGTCTGCGGAGGAAGAGCATGGTGAGCATGCCACCCTTACCCAGCTTGGACCTGAAGATGACAGAAAGT TCCGAGCTGACGGACCTGGTCCAGTCTTACAATAATGACGTCATAAACGCCTCCTGCGCTCTCATCTGTAACTGGGCTGAGAAGATACTGAAGAGATCTTTTAACAATGTGGTGGAGGTCGCCCAGTTCCTTATTCAGCAACACATCATTAACCCCCGCAGCGCCAACGCAGAGCTCGTCCTCTCCATGGTTCTTTCAG CAGACAATTCTCAGAGCAGCGGACAGAAGGTTCAGAAGCAGCCGCCAGAGGCAGCAGGGAGTAAGAGGCCGGGGTCCCCTGACAGCGGAGCAGAAGCAGCCACTAAG AACAAGAAGACGGCAAACACCCATCCTGGCAGTCCCCCACAGGTGAAAAAACGCCCCCCAGAACCTCAGAAGCCAGCCAACAGCCCGCAGGTTGATGCCCTGGTGGCCCGTCTCCCTGTTCTGTTACCCCGACTTCCCACAGAAGAGAAGTATGTGAGTTCCAGCCCCCCGGTCCGATATAATCCACCCATCCTGGCGCCAAACATAATCCCTGGACAATTAAAAGTGTCCCCCTTGCCTTTTACACATGGGATCCCCCTCACAGTGACTGGAATGAATGGGACTGGACTGGTCTCTCAGCCGGTGGCACCCCCAGTCATCAGCATGATTTTGCCGGATATGAGTAATCTGGAATCTCACACTCTTGGTAAAACCAACCAGAACGGCAGCAAGGACTTTGCAGTGGCGAGCAGCACGGCAGACAGTAAAGGAGCCAAGCGCCCTGCAGCATCTGCTTTACTGCCTACTGAGGAGGGACCCTCGAAAAGAAAGAGGGGTCGCCCAAGAAAGATGGATGCTGCTAAACCACCTTCCCAAGCAAACATGGCTCCAGGGAGGGTCGTCATAGACAGCACCTCTGAGCAGAGCAAAGACAGTGACAGGGAGTCCATCAGCGCTTCAGTGTTACCCCAGCCATTCACACAAGACCGAACCTCCATTATCGGAGCCGACAACCAGCTCTTAGTATCTCACACACCAGTACACATAGTGGAAGCTACAGCCGGGACAGAAACAAAGATGCCCGCAGAGACTGTCCCAAACCAGGTCAGTGTCATCCAAGATGGCCGACAGAGCTTGGCTCAGTGGACTGTACGTCCTGGGGACGGCCAAAAGCGACAGCAAGGTTCTGATGAGACCTCCACCATGGGTCAGGCTGAATGA
- the RFX5 gene encoding DNA-binding protein RFX5 isoform X3 — translation MAEDVLYENISKKGGLTAGDAQEETEPSNLLQKLRNRITKSVQSKVDGILGDVQKLSDYDKLYLYLQLPPGPSGPEKSLDVSSVTTAEHMHACTWIRNHLEEHTDTCLPKQDVYDAYKRYCDNLCGRPLSVANFGKIIREIFPNIKARRLGGRGQSKYCYSGLRRKSMVSMPPLPSLDLKMTESSELTDLVQSYNNDVINASCALICNWAEKILKRSFNNVVEVAQFLIQQHIINPRSANAELVLSMVLSADNSQSSGQKVQKQPPEAAGSKRPGSPDSGAEAATKNKKTANTHPGSPPQVKKRPPEPQKPANSPQVDALVARLPVLLPRLPTEEKYVSSSPPVRYNPPILAPNIIPGQLKVSPLPFTHGIPLTVTGMNGTGLVSQPVAPPVISMILPDMSNLESHTLGKTNQNGSKDFAVASSTADSKGAKRPAASALLPTEEGPSKRKRGRPRKMDAAKPPSQANMAPGRVVIDSTSEQSKDSDRESISASVLPQPFTQDRTSIIGADNQLLVSHTPVHIVEATAGTETKMPAETVPNQVSVIQDGRQSLAQWTVRPGDGQKRQQGSDETSTMGQAE, via the exons ATGGCCGAGGACGTGCTATATGAAAACATTTCTAAGAAGGGAGGACTGACGGCTGGAGACGCCCAGGAGGAGACAGAGCCAAGTAATCTCCTGCAGAAACTGCGCAACCGTATCAC GAAATCAGTTCAGAGTAAAGTGGACGGTATACTG GGCGACGTTCAGAAGTTGTCCGACTATGACAAACTTTACCTGTATCTGCAGCTCCCACCAGGACCCAGCGGCCCAGAGAAAAG CCTGGACGTGAGCTCCGTCACCACAGCTGAACATATGCACGCGTGTACGTGGATCCGCAATCACCTGGAGGAGCACACCGACACATGTCTGCCCAAACAGGACGTGTACGATGCCTACAA ACGTTACTGTGACAACCTGTGCGGGAGACCTCTCAGTGTTGCCAACTTTGGGAAGATCATTCGAGAGATATTTCCTAATATCAAGGCAAGGAGGCTGGGAGGAAGAGGACAGTCCAA GTATTGCTACAGCGGTCTGCGGAGGAAGAGCATGGTGAGCATGCCACCCTTACCCAGCTTGGACCTGAAGATGACAGAAAGT TCCGAGCTGACGGACCTGGTCCAGTCTTACAATAATGACGTCATAAACGCCTCCTGCGCTCTCATCTGTAACTGGGCTGAGAAGATACTGAAGAGATCTTTTAACAATGTGGTGGAGGTCGCCCAGTTCCTTATTCAGCAACACATCATTAACCCCCGCAGCGCCAACGCAGAGCTCGTCCTCTCCATGGTTCTTTCAG CAGACAATTCTCAGAGCAGCGGACAGAAGGTTCAGAAGCAGCCGCCAGAGGCAGCAGGGAGTAAGAGGCCGGGGTCCCCTGACAGCGGAGCAGAAGCAGCCACTAAG AACAAGAAGACGGCAAACACCCATCCTGGCAGTCCCCCACAGGTGAAAAAACGCCCCCCAGAACCTCAGAAGCCAGCCAACAGCCCGCAGGTTGATGCCCTGGTGGCCCGTCTCCCTGTTCTGTTACCCCGACTTCCCACAGAAGAGAAGTATGTGAGTTCCAGCCCCCCGGTCCGATATAATCCACCCATCCTGGCGCCAAACATAATCCCTGGACAATTAAAAGTGTCCCCCTTGCCTTTTACACATGGGATCCCCCTCACAGTGACTGGAATGAATGGGACTGGACTGGTCTCTCAGCCGGTGGCACCCCCAGTCATCAGCATGATTTTGCCGGATATGAGTAATCTGGAATCTCACACTCTTGGTAAAACCAACCAGAACGGCAGCAAGGACTTTGCAGTGGCGAGCAGCACGGCAGACAGTAAAGGAGCCAAGCGCCCTGCAGCATCTGCTTTACTGCCTACTGAGGAGGGACCCTCGAAAAGAAAGAGGGGTCGCCCAAGAAAGATGGATGCTGCTAAACCACCTTCCCAAGCAAACATGGCTCCAGGGAGGGTCGTCATAGACAGCACCTCTGAGCAGAGCAAAGACAGTGACAGGGAGTCCATCAGCGCTTCAGTGTTACCCCAGCCATTCACACAAGACCGAACCTCCATTATCGGAGCCGACAACCAGCTCTTAGTATCTCACACACCAGTACACATAGTGGAAGCTACAGCCGGGACAGAAACAAAGATGCCCGCAGAGACTGTCCCAAACCAGGTCAGTGTCATCCAAGATGGCCGACAGAGCTTGGCTCAGTGGACTGTACGTCCTGGGGACGGCCAAAAGCGACAGCAAGGTTCTGATGAGACCTCCACCATGGGTCAGGCTGAATGA